A single window of Kitasatospora sp. HUAS MG31 DNA harbors:
- a CDS encoding universal stress protein, which yields MIPQHLLVGVDGSPESTAAARWAAAEAVRRGLPLRVVHAQTWLDRIHADPGQSADLRARTGRLLADAEAEVRRAEPGLEVRAELLEGCGEPVDTLVEAAADAQVLVLGSRGTGGFAGLMVGSVGLAVVGRTSVPTVLVRAGATRGAAEAGEAGEAGEARGEVVVGVGTRAPAEEVLEYAFEEAARRGAVLRAVHGWAPPPGYAGWVPLEADTERFRAAEAELLSEALAGWRQKYPEVAVVEDTRIGGAAAALVEGSDGAALVVVGRRRRPRLLSPRLGAVTHAVLHHSHAAVAVVPHM from the coding sequence TTGATCCCCCAGCACCTGCTCGTCGGAGTGGACGGATCGCCGGAGAGCACCGCGGCCGCCCGGTGGGCGGCCGCGGAGGCCGTCCGCCGCGGCCTGCCGCTCCGGGTGGTCCACGCGCAGACCTGGCTGGACCGGATCCACGCCGACCCCGGGCAGTCCGCCGACCTGCGGGCCCGGACCGGGCGGCTCCTCGCCGACGCCGAGGCCGAGGTCCGCCGGGCGGAGCCCGGCCTGGAGGTGCGCGCCGAACTGCTGGAGGGCTGCGGCGAGCCGGTCGACACCCTGGTCGAGGCCGCGGCCGACGCGCAGGTGCTGGTCCTCGGCTCCCGGGGCACCGGCGGCTTCGCCGGGCTCATGGTGGGTTCGGTCGGGCTGGCCGTGGTCGGCCGCACCTCGGTGCCCACCGTCCTGGTCCGCGCCGGTGCGACCCGCGGCGCCGCTGAGGCCGGTGAGGCCGGTGAGGCCGGTGAGGCCCGTGGTGAGGTGGTGGTGGGCGTCGGCACCAGGGCCCCGGCCGAGGAGGTGCTGGAGTACGCCTTCGAGGAGGCCGCACGCCGCGGTGCGGTGCTGCGGGCCGTACACGGCTGGGCCCCGCCGCCGGGCTACGCCGGGTGGGTGCCGCTGGAGGCCGACACCGAGCGGTTCCGCGCCGCCGAGGCCGAGCTGCTCAGCGAGGCGCTGGCCGGCTGGCGGCAGAAGTACCCCGAGGTCGCCGTAGTCGAGGACACCCGGATCGGCGGCGCCGCCGCGGCCCTGGTGGAGGGCTCGGACGGCGCCGCGCTGGTCGTCGTCGGCCGCCGACGCCGCCCCCGTCTCCTCAGCCCCCGCCTCGGCGCCGTCACCCACGCCGTCCTCCACCACTCCCACGCCGCGGTCGCTGTCGTCCCGCACATGTGA